The DNA region gaaatcaataatattaaacaaattgaGCTATAAAGCAggccaaaaataataatgttctgaaaattacattaaatgtttTCAAAGACATGTCTCCGCCAGAAAAGCACATACTCTGTAGGGGTCACAATCTCCAGCAGGACGTCGATCTTCTAAAAAGCCCTTTCCTTCGGAAACTACACTTTTTTGAAGTCGGACCGATGCACCTCGGTCTGCTACACCCCATCGACATGAATCATAGGAGGCTGTTTCAAATTTTCCTGTTAGcctctttttattttcttctccATTTCCGAGACCAtaatttttgattaatttgtCATGTTGATCACACAGAATTTTGCAAAccttttctatttcttttaaTCCTCCATCACAACGCATCTTTTTGACGCTGAAATTATGATGACATCCAATGCCTGGTTGATTTTTGCCGACTGGTTTTGGGTGATAACTAATAATTACACCGAACTTTTCGGCTATTCTATTGAGAAGGAACCGGCCTAACCACAAATCGTCTGCCGCCTTTACGCCCATCGTGGTGCCGACTTGGAACTCCCACGAACCTTTCATAACTTCCGCATTAGAACCTTCGTAATCCATTCCAGCATAAATACAAGCTCTAGTATGGCATTCCACGATATCCCTTCCGGCAACATGTTCACCGATACCACAGtaagaatattttgattttgttactgGATAACCTCGTACTTTTGGCCAACCGAGTGGCCATAGATCAATGTCAAACATAGTGTATTCCTGTTCTATTCCAAACCACGGTTCTTGGTCCGATATTTTACTGAGAATTTGAGCACAATGAGCCCTGTGGTTCGTCGGTGTGGGTGTTCCATCACCATAATAAGTTTCACAAAGTACAATTACATGAGGACTTTTCCGAAAAGGATCTCTATATATGGCAGAAGGGATTAGGAAAGTATCCGAATCGTTTGTTTTAGCTTGTCCTGTTGAGCTTCCATCGAATGACCACTTAGGAACCATACTCAAGTCACAAGGTTCCTTATTTAAAATGCGATCTTTACAACGCATGTGTATTCCGCTTCCGTCTATCCATACATACGTggcaagtattttattttctggtaacggtaaatttatataatggtTAAAGTAAGCATTTATTGGGCTTTTCACTCTAGACATACCTGTTGTAAAATTATCGAGACTTAGATTTCTGAAGAAAAATTTATTGATAGGCTGTCGGTTTATATATCTTAGCAGAGTCATTATGGAATATTCTGTAAAGCTGtatgaaaatgtaataacataaaaataatttcagacAAAACTTTGTATCTAGATGGCCATGCTTAAAACAGTCTCGAGTAGTTGTAAGATGGGTACATAAATaggtagtaatataaaatatcaaccCAATATAATATACCGTCCCACTACAGGACTCGGGCATTTTCTACTGGTCAGAAGGTTTTAGAACTTATTCCATCACCCTTCAACCTAGTAGCGTTAAAATTCTTACGGGAAACTCCTAGTCATACagatttacttattttacttcaCCTTTAagatgattaataataattaattaactaatgaataggaaatagaaaaataataaaaatatatattatgtacctaataaaaagtttatagtGGTTATTACCACTTCAATTATTGTTCTAAGGCATCACCAACGACCATAGCTTTCTAGAGTTTCTCAAATGTCAATCAAATGACAAAATAACTGTCAAATGAATGAAATCATAACATCCGACATGGCGGCgcctattaaattttaataaatattagaacatatcctataaaaaagcaaataccTAAAAGTactgtattaataataacagcccACTATTGCAGCTGCAGTGTTAAAGGATACACATATTTGTAACATTGAGGAATCTAAATGGAAACGTAAATACTTATCCAATACCGGTAttttacaactattaaaattaaaatcttatatttcGTTAATTATTACACAGACGGTTGGTATTTGTAGCACAAATGTTTGATATATCATGAGTTTTACCTATATTCCACACCATCTTTAGTAGCAATAAttgttcttatttatattattaatttaaaaacattcatcTTCGTATCACAAGTCATTAACTATTGAGGTTATATTTTACCACATGATAATTTATATCCATGTGGTCATtcacatgttatttttatgtttatgttgaAAGCATGAGTTTGACATGTG from Manduca sexta isolate Smith_Timp_Sample1 unplaced genomic scaffold, JHU_Msex_v1.0 HiC_scaffold_2582, whole genome shotgun sequence includes:
- the LOC115443073 gene encoding glutamine synthetase cytosolic isozyme-like, which codes for MTLLRYINRQPINKFFFRNLSLDNFTTGMSRVKSPINAYFNHYINLPLPENKILATYVWIDGSGIHMRCKDRILNKEPCDLSMVPKWSFDGSSTGQAKTNDSDTFLIPSAIYRDPFRKSPHVIVLCETYYGDGTPTPTNHRAHCAQILSKISDQEPWFGIEQEYTMFDIDLWPLGWPKVRGYPVTKSKYSYCGIGEHVAGRDIVECHTRACIYAGMDYEGSNAEVMKGSWEFQVGTTMGVKAADDLWLGRFLLNRIAEKFGVIISYHPKPVGKNQPGIGCHHNFSVKKMRCDGGLKEIEKVCKILCDQHDKLIKNYGLGNGEENKKRLTGKFETASYDSCRWGVADRGASVRLQKSVVSEGKGFLEDRRPAGDCDPYRVCAFLAETCL